In Salmo salar chromosome ssa03, Ssal_v3.1, whole genome shotgun sequence, a single genomic region encodes these proteins:
- the LOC106599992 gene encoding one cut domain family member 2 isoform X2 codes for MEVTMENLGNLHGISHSQAGDLMSSSHARHSSAPSHRNLVTHAHGRSAMVSSMASILDGTGDYRTDPSSLSGHLHPAMSMCESGMSLSNTYTTLTPLQHLPPISTVSDKFHHPHPHHHAAAQQRLSAGNVSGSFTLMRDDHRGLASMGNLYCHYPKDMSGMGHGSLSPLSNGLGSLHNSQQTLSAYGPSNHLSNDAKMLSPVTGFESHAAMLSRSEEHIARSLGGHGHGMISNLNGMHHTHSHLHSQANGAAMLADRERHGAGAGQGGGSGGQAEEINTKEVAQRITAELKRYSIPQAIFAQRILCRSQGTLSDLLRNPKPWSKLKSGRETFRRMWKWLQEPEFQRMSALRLAVVRPVRERARLTARKTRSRHSAPAAVPGTPRLRGTPL; via the coding sequence ATGGAAGTCACAATGGAAAACCTTGGCAACCTTCACGGCATCTCGCACTCACAGGCGGGGGACCTGATGAGCTCCTCACACGCTCGGCATTCCTCCGCCCCTTCTCACCGGAACCTAGTTACTCACGCGCACGGCCGGTCGGCGATGGTGTCCAGCATGGCCTCGATACTGGATGGTACCGGGGACTACCGGACAGACCCCTCGTCGCTCTCCGGCCACCTTCACCCGGCCATGAGCATGTGCGAGTCCGGGATGAGCCTGAGCAACACCTACACCACCTTGACACCTCTCCAGCACCTACCTCCCATATCCACTGTCTCCGAcaagttccaccacccacacccccaccaccacgCAGCCGCCCAACAGCGACTCTCCGCGGGGAATGTCAGCGGGAGCTTCACGTTGATGAGGGATGACCACCGGGGGCTGGCGTCTATGGGCAACCTATATTGCCACTACCCCAAAGATATGTCCGGCATGGGCCATGGGTCCCTCTCCCCGCTGTCCAACGGCCTCGGCTCTTTGCACAACTCCCAGCAGACGCTCTCAGCCTACGGTCCAAGTAATCACCTCTCCAATGATGCCAAGATGCTCTCCCCCGTGACAGGCTTCGAGTCCCACGCCGCGATGCTGTCTCGGAGCGAGGAGCACATTGCCAGGAGTTTAGGTGGCCATGGGCACGGCATGATCTCCAACCTCAACGGGATGCACCATACGCACAGCCACCTCCACTCCCAGGCCAATGGGGCAGCGATGCTGGCCGACCGGGAGAGGCACGGCGCTGGGGCCGGCCAGGGAGGAGGGTCAGGTGGGCAGGCGGAGGAGATCAACACTAAGGAGGTGGCTCAGCGGATAACAGCGGAGCTGAAGCGCTACTCCATCCCCCAGGCGATTTTCGCACAGAGGATCCTATGTCGGTCCCAAGGAACCCTCTCGGATCTTCTGCGGAACCCCAAGCCATGGAGTAAACTCAAGTCTGGCAGGGAGACGTTCAGGAGGATGTGGAAGTGGCTCCAGGAGCCCGAGTTTCAGCGGATGTCTGCCCTTCGGTTGGCTG